The nucleotide sequence CGAGGAGGCCTACCGAGCCAAGGAGGCCAGCCTCAAGCAGAAGATCACCCAGCTGCAGGACTGCCTGCGGGATGACTCCCGGGCGGCCACCGAGAAGATCCAGCAGCTGGAAGAGGGTGAGCAGGCGCTGAAGACCTGCCTGGTGCGCATGACCAAGGAGCACCGCGACCTGCTCACCGAGAATCAGACGCTGCAGTGCAGCATGGAGAGCGTGATGGCAAAGATGGAGATGGAAGCGGAGCACAAGATGCCCCTCACGGAGGCCCTGGAGACGGAACGACGAAGGAGCCAGGCCCTGATGGACGACCTGAGCTTCGCCAAGAAGATGCAGCAGAACACCGAGGATCAGCTGAGGCAGGAGACGGATGCACTGCGCACCCAGATCTTCGATATCAAGAAGGAGTACCTACACATCGAGGTGACCAACAGCGAGCTGAAGGAGGAGGTGGGCACGCTGGAGAACAAGATCCGCCAGATGGAGGGCCAGATGAAGGAGTCGGAGGAGCGGGCGCGCTGCCTGGAGGATGAGCTGCGCACCAAGGACGAGCAGTGCCAGCTGATGGAGCGAAAACTGGGCGTGATGCCCGAGGGCTACAGCCTGGCCGACGAACTCTACGATAGTCCTGCCAAGCGGGCCAAAAAGACCGAGGTGCCGGATCTACAGACCGCCAGCCAGGGTCTGGGCGTGGCTCTACTCGATCTAGAGGTGGGTTGTTACTACATTTCTTTACAATGAATCCATAATCCCTTATTCCCTTCTCTATAACAGGGTCGCGACTTTGATCTTCCCCTCCACAAGGACTTCCAAGCGATCGCCTGCAGCGTGAAGCATCTGGCGGACACCCTCCTCTCGCAGAGTCCGTCCGAGGTGAGTCTACCCAAGAGCAAGCCGGTCAAGTCAGAGGATGCCAGCTGGGTCACCGCCCAGGATGGCTCATCCACTAGAATAAGCGGGGCAGGACTGTCCACTGTGACCAGTCTGGAGAGTCAGGGAAATCAAGAAAGTCGGGAGTGTCAAGAAGGTCAGGTTATACAGGAAACTCTAGAAAGTCAGGAAAGTCAAGTCAGTGATCCCACTAGCACTAGTTACCTAAGTGTCCAGGCATCCTCATCCAGGCCAAGGGGCTTTAAGGTGGGCAGATCAGTACAAAAATCCAGAAGATCCCAAGGAGGAGCCGATAGCCGGACCAATCTTAAGCAACAAACTACACCAAAAGTCGCAGAAGaccaagaaaataaaatcagtGAGGTGCCCTCTTCCATGCGGAAGCTTTCTGAGGAGCAAGAGCCTGAGCCGAAGCCGAAGCCCgggaagaaaaacaaaaagcgGGGCAAGGATTCGAAGGAGGAGCAACCTAACCCACAACGTCGCCAGCGATCCATGTTACGGCGTTTCCTCTTCAGGAGGATATATCGTGCCCGCATGCGAAGTCGATCTATGGGCTTCCAGCTCCAGCAGAGTCTCTCCTGTAACAGTTTTCACTCGGTGTTGTCGGTGCACACGGCTCACTCCACCAGATCTGGGGTTTCACTGTACTCCCTGCACGCCGAAGTGGTTAATCTTGATTGGGAATCACTGGCCAGCGTGTCTTTCGTGCAAACAGATGAGCTCAAGTGTCTCGAAGAAGAGGTTCAGGCCACTCCCATTTGCAGTGAACAGGAAGTCCAGGTGCAACCGGAAACGGTGGAGTGCGGGACTCAGGCGGATGTGGGTGTCGAGCAGCGACTGCTGCTAATGCCCCTGAGAACTAGGTGCTTTGTAGATCTCCTCCAGGGTGCAGTGGACGGGTACTTCGATGTGTCCGCCTTCCGAACCCGCCTGCTCCATTTGTGGGAGGATGGGGAAGATTTCCGGGAGCACCTCGAGTTTATGCAGGACATGTGGACGGAGAAAAACCACCAAGAGTCGCTGGAGAGTTACGAGGGATTCGTAGCGGCTCTTGGCTGTGTTCAGAGTCTGAAGAGTGCCCTAAAGCCCGCCTCCTCGGAGCTCCTGGATCAGATCGAGCAGCGCATCCATGCCCGCCTGGTACTCTATCACAACCAGAAGATGGAATCGGAGTTCTGCTGCACTGTCTACATTCCCGTGGAGCGCAGCAACTCCATGTTGTTCAGGGGCCCCAGATGAGTTGTCTCTTAAAATCTCCATTTCGATGTAAATACTCCAAACATAAATGTAAATTACCGAGTGACTGTTCCCTACCTTGTGGTCTTCATGGGATGTGTCATATGATATATCATTCGATTAAGGATTAGATTAGATTTTATCGGTTTATAAAAAGGAGATCCCCGCTATGGTGTACAAAATGAGTAATCAAATTACTAACTTGGGTACCCAATGTGATCTAAACATGGACTTTAAGGTTTGGTTAAAATTTGACGTACGTTGGGTTGTAGGTTAACCCATTAGCTGAGGTCCAAAATTGCCTTTTGACCTACAAGTCATAaaagttatattttctaaatcGGGAATGCCTTGAGATTAGTTTCCCTATGCAGAATCATTTGTAATATCGGTAGAACCAGATCGTTTCCAAATTGTGTATTCGTTGAGCATTATGATGGCCAAAAATGACGTGGACGTGGATGTGGACACCTTCCATGACTGCCGGAGCGATGACGAGGAGATCCCAGAGTTGTCAGTGGGTGGTGGCGATGAGGTGATCTGCAAGCAGGCTCCCCGTTACGACGATCCCGGCCAGATTCGGGCTGTTCTGGAGCGTGCTGCCACTGCTACCCAGCGACTCCTGAGGTGCTACGGAGGCACCGACTGCGTGCCCACTCGACCCTCGATGACCCGCTTCTATCCGGCAACCCTGGAGGTCAGTGCCCGTCTCCACACGGACGACAAGTGTCCCTGTCCCAAGGACAGGCAATGCAAGCTGATTGGCGACCCGGTGACCCTGAAGCTGCCCATCGAACTGAATCCGGAGAGTGGCCAGGTCAAGGTCAACATCTTCCAGCCGAAGTCGCTGGCAACCTTTTGCGGCTGCAGTGCACCCGGAAAGCAAAGCAAGTCCAAGAATAGGAGGCCCAGTGTGAGATGGTGCAGCAGGGAGAACGTCTGCCCGGATTGCCAGGAACCCAGTCAACGCTCGTGAATTCCATAGTGTGCAGCCACCATTTAATGTCCTCAAAGTGATTGatttttctcaaaattgattTAGAACTAAATTGAACTATGTTTAGGCAATATGTGTTTTTTTCCTTGGTAGTCGTTGGTATTTTCAATGGGGCTCATAGCTTTGAGTCCGGGAATCGGACTTTAAGGGTATATTTTGGAGAATATCCCAAACTATATGTATCTTGACAAAAATAACGGAAATAATGCTCAATATTAGGCAtctaattatttattttaaaattcataaaaataaaaattgtaaggaacggtttattttaaaatttgatagTAAAAGAATTATCGTCGATCGCCTAGAAATCGCTATTCTGAGAGGATAAATTCGGGATATAGGCAAATTACCAGCCAAGACAATAAAGGTACACTGGGGCAAATTACGAAAAAAGGTATAATAGAAATTTACCAAAATGACAAGCTTAATGCGTCTGGTGGCATTGACTACAAATATGAGGCTTACCCATTTTGATAGTTGTGAAATCATAGGAGTTACGCAGTAACCAATTCGCAACTGTCACTTTTTTCTCCCGTGTGAAGTCAATATTTTAGACACAATCGAGCAGGCAACACacacttaaaaatttaatgtGAGTTCAGAGCTTGATTTGGGGAAAACAGTTCTAGCAGTTCGAGCGTCATGGACGAGGAACGCACCAATCCGCCTGCCGATCCGAGCATCGAGCCCAGTGAATATTCGCATGGTCGCTTCGTGAGCCGGAGCACCATCACCCTGACGCACGGAATGGACTCGACGAGGCTGCTCTACATGGGCGACAACTTTCAGCAGACGCGCAGCGACCAGGACATTTTCTTCGACTGCCAGGGGCCGGCGGAGGACTCTCCAAAGGAGGGACGCAGTGCCACCAGTCGCTGCAAGCTGGAAGACCCGGCGGCCATTCGGGAGGCCCTGGAACGGGCGGCCAATGCCACGCAGATGCTGCTCAAGAACTTTGACAAGGCTGGGGGTTGGAACCAACCCTGTGCCGTCACCCTGGAACTGACCGCTCGATTGGTGGACCCCAAGAAGGGTCGAGCCGGTTGTCCTCTCCACGGCAAACCAGTGACTGTCCAGATGCCGCTGGAGTTCAATCCGCAGGGTAACAAGATGGTCAGCTGCCAGCAGAAGCATCCGCCCGCCACCAGGCAACGCAAGGAGTCCATCTGCCAGTGCCGATCCCACCAGGCGATGCGACCGCCGCCAAGGACGCCCAAGCCCAGCACAGGTAAATCCGCCAGCGAACAGTTTGTCCCGTGTGCATCGCAGCAGCTGACCGAAGGGTCGGCCAGTTCGACCTACATCGGCAGCTGTGGGGACTCCACCTCACATTACTACACTCGTTGCACACCGGCCACCTGTGGGCACTGGTACGATCCGGAGGCACGGGAGGTGATCACCATCTGCTGCCTGCCTGTGCCTGAGCCCGAACCGGAGCCCATTCCTATTCCAGTGCCACTGCCGATTGAGGAGCCCGAGGAGGAGCCGGAGGAGCCTAAGCCTCCGGCGGAACACTTGAGGATCTATGCCCCGGAACCAGAGCCCGAGTATCGCACTACCGAGTCGGAGGATTCCGATGAGATCGAGTCCAGCGAAGAGGAGCAGGTGGCTGTGCCACCGCCGCCACAGGAACCGCAGCCGGTAGGCAAGCGATACTACCTCGCACTGCCCCAAAACAAGGAGTTCTCCAACTGCTCGCCCTGCCGCTTCGATCCTAGTCCCATTATGGACGAGGACGGCAATGTGTTCTGTCCCGGCAACTGTGGCTGCTGCATGTGTCCGTGGAAGAAGCGCTCTTTCGTCCAAAACCAGGAGCACATCAATGTCAAGGTCTGCCGCTGCGTCCAGCGAGGCACCATCTTCACCAAGTTCGAGGACCGCGAGGTCTGCAGCCAGGCATCCTACTTCGACTTCTGTCCGTGTCGCGAAAAGGCGGAGGCCAAGTTCCTGGAGTTGTACCACGTCGAGATGTGGTCCCGACCAGACATAACGCGGGGCCGCGAAATCCGACTGACGGAGATCAAGGAACTGCTCGTACCCATAAGCCATCCACCCGAATAAAATGTGTTTGCCCATCGAATCAAATCGAATCTAATCGAGTTATGTGTGTTCTAGCCGGGGAACCGGTTGCCGAAACGGTTTTCGGCATCGGTTCGGTATCGGTTAAGAGCCCCCATCCCTTCGAGCTTTAACCGCAACAATAACGTAAGCGTTGTAGCTATCCATGATCAAATTTGAGAAAATCCTTTAACGTTTTCTGTAACCTAAGTAATATCTAAGGTTCTTGAATTCTCATCTCTTTTACTTTAAGAAATCTTTGAAAGTATCTTTATTTTCTTCATAAGTTTAAagttgtaatatttgtttttagcTATTAAGTGTAAATCTACTATTGTTTTGAATAGAAATGGGTTCAGGTTAAAGATGAACCTTATTTGAGCGGTTGAGGCACTGTGAACGGAAATTATTCGGTATATCGGTTATGATTCCAAAAGATGGGTTATGTTTGCAGGGAACAGGATTTTATCTGACGATAAAGATGGTTATGAACGGGTACAGAAAGGATTTGATGggaatttttcatttttctctTTTCCCCCTCAGTATAAATACGTTTTGGTTAATTCTTAAAACCTTTGTTTAATCTTACGGTTCTTTCATTCTTATCATTCCCAGAATGCCCGGCTCTGATGTACATGCAGCATGAGCGACATTCCGACAGCGACCCCAACTCCCGCCACCAACAGACCGACCAATCCTACATAAAAGACCACTGGAAACCGTCGAAAGCCCCGCAGTCCCAGTTATCCGAGTGCGAGGATCCACATGCCAAGCCTTCGCAGACGGAGGACTCCTTTTTGCGGAAACACCACACGCCCAAGTACCCGGAATCCCAGCCGGAACCGAAGGCCGAATCGAAACTGGATGAAGGTCCTACCTGCTCCTGCAAGTCCAAGCGGTCCAAGTCCGCCGATCCACCGCCGGTCAAAGCCCACGTATGTGCTTGTCACAAAGATGAAGTCCTTCCATGTGAAGTGGAGAAACCCAGTGAGAAGAAGCCATGCTCCGTTAGAACATCGGTGACTGAACAAAGTGCAGGAACATCGTTCAAAAGTGCTCTAACAGCTTGCACCAAGGATCTCCTTGATCCCTGCACTTGTGGCTCCAATCCACCTTACTGGGCGGGTCAAAGCAACCTGGTTTCCGGACCATCCCACAGTAGGGCTCCCACAGTAGAAACCTCTTTTAAGAGCAACTTCACCTTCTCTCCCCTGCTGGAGCCGGGCAAACCAAGGGCAAAGCACTCCCGATCCAAGAGTCTTGCCAGTCTTCCCGAAAGATCTAGTCGGCCCAACCAGAGCGGCGTAACTTGGTTGTCCGCTTTGAAAGATCCAGAAACCGAGGGATGCCCCGCCCAGAAGGAAGAACGACCTCCGTGTACCTGTAATGCCACCCAGACCAACAAGGATTCCTCAATGGCTTTCCTTCCACCGAGCCATCCCAACTACCGCAGCATGACTTCCAGATCGAATGCTTCCAGTGCGAGAAACCCATGTAGTCAACCCTCCTTTGGAGTGGACGATGAGACCTCGGCTACAACGAGATCCCAGTCGATTGTGGGCAAGATCACCTGTCTGTGCGGTTCAGAGCAGCAGCCTGCCAAGGATTTCGTGGCCAATCTTGCCCATCAGGATTGCACAGAGTGTGGAGAGGAGCGCAGCATTCCGCCATGTCCCTCCACCAGGATACAACATCCATCTGGATTCGCCCAGTTCAAGGATTGCCAGTCAGCTCCGTGCCAACCCAGTGCCTCTACTCGTTCGAGAAAAGTAAGCCTGAAGGACCACAGTGGAGAATTCTGTGACTGTGATGAGTCCGATGGGTCCTCCGACTTGTCTGATCCCATCCAGACCAGTCTCCACACCCACCGAAGTCTCTCGGGCGGCAGTTGTCTATGCAATTACGACGAACCTCCTGGCCAGGATCCCGCCCAGTCGACGTGTGTGAGCAAGGAGTGCCAGTGCTATCTGAAGAACGATCTGGCAGAGATGCAGAGTGCCCAGGAGGGCACGGGTTTCCAGACACCCGAGGATCTCTGCGGAAACAAGAGCATGGCCTGTTGCACGCGCAAACAGCGCATTCTCCAGTTGATGGAGAAGCTCACCACTTCCGGATGCGAGTGTGGGGAGTCCCGCTCTTGCCTGATCCAACAGCTGTTCCGCGAAATGACGCTATTGCTGAGATCGGAAAGGGAGGATGCAGTTGCTCCGGCAGATGAGCCAAGGCCCCCCTGTCTGACCTTCGATGAGTGCTGCGCGAACCAACATGACCGCACTGGTGAGGAGGAAGCCGGCGAGAAGCCCGTGTCCAAAAGGCAGGTCCGACGAGTAGAGTGCTTCCATCAGCTGGAGGAATACCTCCGCAAGTGCTACTTGCCACCGGGAGAGCCGGAGGTCCCAGAGACTGATATCTATGCCTTTGAACTGGACCCGGACTTTCCACCTGATGTAGAGCCCCAAAAGCCTCCAGTGGAGATGGCAACAACCCAGCCTTGCTCGGAGAAGTTCTACGACCTGGGAAATTCCTTAACCTGCTCAGGTGATGGCCTGGATGGCGATGTTTTCCGTGATTGTGAGGAGGAAGAAGAGGATCATAAATGCGACTGTAACGGAGAAAATCAACCAATGGGAGAGCCAGATCTTTGCCAATCCCTTAAAGCCTTTATCAACAAGGAAGTGCAAGAAATTTTAGAGGAAGAGACCCAAAAGGAAGGCAACGACCTGGAACCAAAAACACCCAGCATCATACTCAAGGAAATCTGTGAGGGACCCACGAACCCTGTGC is from Drosophila suzukii chromosome 3, CBGP_Dsuzu_IsoJpt1.0, whole genome shotgun sequence and encodes:
- the Pif1A gene encoding paramyosin isoform X3, which produces MDYYYNRRDVKITQLKNIELINNTKNAHKSALEMRTTMKSSQSNGLDDAPTRMRAPDEMRATTWMTTLLGSHPAAAKSKDPNSDTDSALSSAPPSISPQPPSSGSDSGVIWQTLQDLDKLQKEAEMYQKENERLQTEVQLMKQELDAAEKAAMASGKKQAQIGELMKRIQELEEKQASFEDEASELREQNELLEFRILELEDDSDKMESTCEGHCQSLQDLLEQSAQQLEDRDKRCLQQLLQCVQQLDLDAMVPGDQNRTETHRRHNPTQSHSQSHNHNHRIVATVQPYSNCATPTAPPTPSKRHCSQVSSWQSSSLSESGVFVECDLPSSGISHTHLQYYQERLEQLEGKLLIYESSGDAQARHLAQRLQRELQLEKDLKELADRVEHLTEQNALLEEAKCEFEEAENDTRLHLQRNEVELEILRQRNVELEFGKEALGAKYQDCRAEVLILREDLAAAETQLEHLQAERKQARKELQDLRRSLPLLLICRLLSLAKMGNNVSSPEGSPRLSSGYTSTAQGSLNSSAKLQTADFGLGQMGYADPGEGREIVYLKEEVKSLRNQLKELNARHYEAMETADSHWVDLEQQYKEREEAYRAKEASLKQKITQLQDCLRDDSRAATEKIQQLEEGEQALKTCLVRMTKEHRDLLTENQTLQCSMESVMAKMEMEAEHKMPLTEALETERRRSQALMDDLSFAKKMQQNTEDQLRQETDALRTQIFDIKKEYLHIEVTNSELKEEVGTLENKIRQMEGQMKESEERARCLEDELRTKDEQCQLMERKLGVMPEGYSLADELYDSPAKRAKKTEVPDLQTASQGLGVALLDLEGRDFDLPLHKDFQAIACSVKHLADTLLSQSPSEVSLPKSKPVKSEDASWVTAQDGSSTRISGAGLSTVTSLESQGNQESRECQEGQVIQETLESQESQVSDPTSTSYLSVQASSSRPRGFKVGRSVQKSRRSQGGADSRTNLKQQTTPKVAEDQENKISEVPSSMRKLSEEQEPEPKPKPGKKNKKRGKDSKEEQPNPQRRQRSMLRRFLFRRIYRARMRSRSMGFQLQQSLSCNSFHSVLSVHTAHSTRSGVSLYSLHAEVVNLDWESLASVSFVQTDELKCLEEEVQATPICSEQEVQVQPETVECGTQADVGVEQRLLLMPLRTRCFVDLLQGAVDGYFDVSAFRTRLLHLWEDGEDFREHLEFMQDMWTEKNHQESLESYEGFVAALGCVQSLKSALKPASSELLDQIEQRIHARLVLYHNQKMESEFCCTVYIPVERSNSMLFRGPR
- the LOC108018541 gene encoding uncharacterized protein, with translation MMAKNDVDVDVDTFHDCRSDDEEIPELSVGGGDEVICKQAPRYDDPGQIRAVLERAATATQRLLRCYGGTDCVPTRPSMTRFYPATLEVSARLHTDDKCPCPKDRQCKLIGDPVTLKLPIELNPESGQVKVNIFQPKSLATFCGCSAPGKQSKSKNRRPSVRWCSRENVCPDCQEPSQRS
- the LOC108018532 gene encoding uncharacterized protein, which encodes MDEERTNPPADPSIEPSEYSHGRFVSRSTITLTHGMDSTRLLYMGDNFQQTRSDQDIFFDCQGPAEDSPKEGRSATSRCKLEDPAAIREALERAANATQMLLKNFDKAGGWNQPCAVTLELTARLVDPKKGRAGCPLHGKPVTVQMPLEFNPQGNKMVSCQQKHPPATRQRKESICQCRSHQAMRPPPRTPKPSTECPALMYMQHERHSDSDPNSRHQQTDQSYIKDHWKPSKAPQSQLSECEDPHAKPSQTEDSFLRKHHTPKYPESQPEPKAESKLDEGPTCSCKSKRSKSADPPPVKAHVCACHKDEVLPCEVEKPSEKKPCSVRTSVTEQSAGTSFKSALTACTKDLLDPCTCGSNPPYWAGQSNLVSGPSHSRAPTVETSFKSNFTFSPLLEPGKPRAKHSRSKSLASLPERSSRPNQSGVTWLSALKDPETEGCPAQKEERPPCTCNATQTNKDSSMAFLPPSHPNYRSMTSRSNASSARNPCSQPSFGVDDETSATTRSQSIVGKITCLCGSEQQPAKDFVANLAHQDCTECGEERSIPPCPSTRIQHPSGFAQFKDCQSAPCQPSASTRSRKVSLKDHSGEFCDCDESDGSSDLSDPIQTSLHTHRSLSGGSCLCNYDEPPGQDPAQSTCVSKECQCYLKNDLAEMQSAQEGTGFQTPEDLCGNKSMACCTRKQRILQLMEKLTTSGCECGESRSCLIQQLFREMTLLLRSEREDAVAPADEPRPPCLTFDECCANQHDRTGEEEAGEKPVSKRQVRRVECFHQLEEYLRKCYLPPGEPEVPETDIYAFELDPDFPPDVEPQKPPVEMATTQPCSEKFYDLGNSLTCSGDGLDGDVFRDCEEEEEDHKCDCNGENQPMGEPDLCQSLKAFINKEVQEILEEETQKEGNDLEPKTPSIILKEICEGPTNPVPPVREEKPEQVECPFAGMVSCPPWIKEETDWAAYPYNVEPCAQKETVVPRGPRTGLLPEGPLPPNVRNLCEQLLRKALKDCGICGGTPLHSCEDEECIECPPECEQCPEECPEDCPEECQPECPGDYPEECEEECRAEAPEQGCLCCHCRALICDEECKTVSKTLRSAMCDPLCEMKYFIDSMIIDMHAMDCVLGNKQAKPKDVRANDATNRAGPGDSFPATITCVTSLGCTALYVRWKVEDCRAIAGFEIYVDGHLTNRFYSFRHEAGVITNVNVTNPHQIVLRAQAVGQEFPGEGRGKGPECGCQTVAVANPELMAGAERPWTPSVFYYDPNQLPPSGGGQKC